A genomic window from Gammaproteobacteria bacterium includes:
- the gcvPA gene encoding aminomethyl-transferring glycine dehydrogenase subunit GcvPA yields MPFIPHTDDDTREMLATIGADSIEDLFDEIPSGLRATSLDRIPAGRNEMAVNRLLQECAAKDTQPLSFLGAGAYEHHIPAAVWQLTTRGEFYTAYTPYQAEASQGTLQLLYEFQTMMAELTAMDVSNASLYDGASALAEAVLMAVRANRKSKSKRILMPATVHPTYRSVVNTIVRHQGIKLELVDYDRQGGHIDPASLPAEPGDITALVIPQPNFFGSLEDADALTDWAQQHGALVIAVVNPTAMALIKPPGEWGNGEGADIVCGEGQPLGAPLASGGPYFGFMCCAQQHVRQMPGRIIGRTTDLEGKSGYVLTLQAREQHIRRSKATSNICTNQGLLTTAATIYLALVGQQGLQQTAAHSHANTRKLAEALGAIAGVELIFNRPYFHEAVLRLPKPAAEVLVELDRLGILGGFDLAADYPELGNALLVCATETKTDADIEQFAAALRKVLG; encoded by the coding sequence ATGCCATTTATCCCCCACACCGACGATGATACCCGCGAAATGCTCGCAACGATTGGCGCCGACAGCATCGAAGACCTGTTCGATGAAATCCCGTCCGGGCTGCGCGCCACATCGCTGGACAGGATACCCGCCGGGCGCAACGAAATGGCCGTCAACCGCCTGCTGCAGGAGTGTGCCGCCAAAGACACGCAACCGCTGTCGTTTCTCGGCGCCGGCGCCTACGAGCACCACATCCCCGCCGCCGTATGGCAGCTCACCACCCGCGGTGAATTTTATACCGCCTATACGCCCTATCAGGCCGAGGCCAGCCAGGGCACCCTGCAGCTACTGTATGAATTCCAGACCATGATGGCCGAGCTGACCGCCATGGATGTCTCCAATGCCTCGCTATACGATGGCGCCTCCGCCCTGGCCGAGGCGGTACTGATGGCCGTGCGCGCCAACCGCAAATCAAAATCCAAACGCATCCTGATGCCCGCTACCGTGCATCCAACCTATCGCAGCGTGGTCAACACCATCGTGCGGCATCAGGGTATCAAACTGGAATTAGTGGATTATGACAGGCAGGGTGGCCATATCGACCCGGCCAGCCTGCCGGCCGAGCCCGGCGACATCACCGCGCTGGTGATTCCACAACCCAACTTTTTCGGCAGCCTGGAAGATGCCGATGCGCTCACCGACTGGGCGCAACAGCACGGCGCCCTGGTGATCGCGGTGGTCAATCCCACCGCCATGGCCCTGATCAAGCCGCCCGGTGAATGGGGTAACGGCGAGGGCGCCGACATCGTCTGTGGCGAAGGTCAGCCGCTGGGCGCGCCGCTGGCCTCCGGCGGGCCCTATTTCGGTTTCATGTGCTGCGCGCAGCAACATGTACGCCAGATGCCCGGCCGCATCATCGGACGCACCACCGACCTGGAAGGAAAAAGCGGTTACGTATTGACCCTGCAGGCCCGCGAACAACATATCCGCCGCTCCAAGGCCACCTCCAACATCTGTACCAACCAGGGCCTGCTGACCACCGCCGCCACCATCTATCTGGCGTTAGTCGGCCAGCAGGGATTGCAGCAGACCGCGGCCCACAGCCACGCCAACACCCGCAAGCTGGCCGAGGCCCTGGGCGCCATCGCTGGCGTCGAGCTGATATTCAATCGCCCGTATTTTCACGAGGCCGTACTCCGGCTGCCCAAACCGGCCGCCGAGGTGCTGGTCGAACTGGATCGCCTGGGCATTCTCGGCGGCTTCGACCTGGCAGCAGACTACCCGGAGCTAGGCAATGCGCTGCTGGTGTGTGCCACCGAGACCAAGACCGATGCCGATATCGAACAGTTTGCCGCCGCCTTACGCAAGGTGCTTGGCTAG
- the gcvH gene encoding glycine cleavage system protein GcvH, giving the protein MSNVPNELRYTKSHEWVRTEADGSVTVGITDHAQELLGDMVFIELPEIEANYTAGDECAVVESVKAASDVYSPISGEVIAINEDLTETPETINQDPFDTGWMFKMQPEDAGEVDELMDAEAYAEFIADEEH; this is encoded by the coding sequence ATGAGCAACGTGCCAAATGAATTGAGATACACCAAAAGCCACGAGTGGGTACGCACCGAGGCCGATGGCAGCGTCACCGTCGGCATTACCGACCACGCCCAGGAGCTGCTGGGCGACATGGTGTTTATTGAACTGCCCGAGATCGAGGCCAATTACACCGCCGGCGACGAATGCGCCGTGGTGGAATCGGTAAAGGCCGCCTCCGATGTCTACAGCCCGATTTCGGGCGAGGTCATCGCCATCAATGAAGACCTGACCGAGACCCCTGAAACCATCAATCAGGATCCCTTTGACACCGGCTGGATGTTCAAAATGCAACCCGAGGACGCCGGTGAGGTCGACGAGCTGATGGATGCCGAGGCCTATGCCGAATTCATCGCCGACGAAGAGCATTAA
- the gcvT gene encoding glycine cleavage system aminomethyltransferase GcvT codes for MSQALSAVQRTPQRTPLYDRHLAANAKIVDFAGWEMPIHYGSQLEEHHQVRTDAGMFDVSHMVVLDLTGAGVTAFLRHLLANDVARTQTPGKALYSCLLNERGGVIDDLIVYFMNDSWYRMVVNAATRDKDLAWITAQAISANKKGSGVEIRERDDLAMIAVQGPNARDKAHAALGATLDPARELRPFFAIECGEWYVARTGYTGEDGYEIMVPAEQAGATWDALLAAGVHPIGLGARDTLRLEAGMNLYGQDMNEDISPLEAGLGWTVAFEPQERDFIGRAALEKQRADGPAFRLVGLILEDRGVLRAHQRVVTGQGEGEITSGSFSPTLGKSIALARVPATTQDRCQVEIRGKQLAARIVKYPFARNGKACTE; via the coding sequence ATGTCCCAGGCACTATCAGCCGTCCAGCGCACGCCCCAACGCACGCCATTGTACGACCGGCATCTCGCCGCCAATGCCAAAATCGTGGATTTTGCCGGCTGGGAGATGCCCATCCATTACGGCTCCCAGCTTGAGGAACACCATCAGGTGCGCACGGACGCCGGCATGTTTGACGTCTCCCACATGGTGGTACTGGACCTCACCGGCGCCGGGGTCACCGCCTTCCTGCGCCATCTGCTTGCCAACGACGTGGCCCGCACCCAAACCCCCGGCAAGGCCCTGTATTCCTGCCTGCTCAACGAGCGGGGCGGGGTCATCGACGACCTGATCGTCTATTTTATGAATGACAGCTGGTATCGCATGGTGGTCAACGCCGCCACCCGCGACAAGGACCTGGCCTGGATTACCGCGCAGGCCATCAGTGCCAACAAAAAGGGCAGCGGGGTCGAGATCCGCGAGCGTGACGATCTGGCGATGATCGCGGTGCAGGGACCCAACGCCCGCGACAAGGCCCACGCCGCGCTCGGCGCAACGCTCGATCCCGCGCGGGAACTCAGGCCCTTTTTTGCCATCGAATGCGGCGAATGGTACGTCGCCCGCACCGGCTACACCGGCGAAGACGGTTATGAAATCATGGTGCCCGCCGAGCAGGCCGGCGCCACCTGGGACGCCCTGCTCGCCGCCGGCGTCCACCCCATCGGGCTAGGTGCACGCGACACCCTGCGCCTGGAGGCGGGCATGAACCTTTACGGCCAGGATATGAATGAAGACATCAGCCCACTGGAGGCCGGCCTTGGCTGGACGGTGGCCTTCGAACCTCAGGAGCGTGACTTCATCGGTCGCGCCGCCCTCGAAAAACAGCGGGCCGACGGACCCGCCTTCCGGCTCGTGGGCCTGATCCTCGAGGACCGCGGCGTGTTACGCGCCCACCAAAGGGTGGTCACCGGGCAGGGCGAGGGCGAAATCACCAGCGGCAGTTTTTCCCCCACCCTGGGCAAATCCATCGCCCTGGCCCGGGTCCCGGCGACCACGCAGGATCGCTGTCAGGTAGAGATCCGCGGCAAGCAACTGGCCGCCCGTATCGTAAAATATCCCTTTGCCCGCAATGGCAAGGCCTGCACAGAATAA